In Salvelinus namaycush isolate Seneca chromosome 37, SaNama_1.0, whole genome shotgun sequence, the following are encoded in one genomic region:
- the LOC120031560 gene encoding tyrosine-protein phosphatase non-receptor type 2-like isoform X2, whose product MAKLPENQNRNRYRDVSPYDHSRVKLEKSENDYINASLVMVEEAQRSYILSQGPLKNTCGHFWLMVWEQNSKAVIMLNRIVEKGSEKCAQYWPTAEEHQLSYTDTGFVVTLVKEEDKSYYIIRVLELRNTETGGTREIYHFHYTTWPDFGVPESPASFLNFLVKVRESGSLGTEHGPAVVHCSAGIGRSGTFSLVDTCLILMDKRKDPSSVDIQRVLLDMREYRMGLIQTPDQLRFSYRAVLEGAKSIMGDCSAQSQWSELSREDRATVCESPPAPALPPPRPSDAPALPPPRPLDAPTLPPPRPLDAPTLPPPRPSDAPTLPPPRPSDAPTLPPPRPLDAPALPPPRPLDSPAPTLPPPRPLDSPAPTLPPPRPLDSPAPTLPPPRPLDSPAPTLPPPRPLDSPAPTLPPPRPSDAPTLPPPRPLDGPAPTLPPPRPLDTPAPPSPSRPSEKPSGQPLPCVEPEAVALSREDRTSGDGTDPDSSEKDLAEVPCLRKRRREERIASTAQKLHLMKQRLTDTERQKERWLYWRPILLTMGAGAAVALGLVVVWHFSQ is encoded by the exons ATGGCAAAACTTCCAGAGAATCAGAATCGAAACCGATATAGAGATGTCAGCCCCT ATGATCACAGTCGCGTTAAACTTGAAAAATCTGAAAATGACTACATCAATGCAAGTTTAGTCATGGTTGAGGAAGCTCAAAGATCCTATATTCTGTCTCAG GGCCCCCTGAAGAACACCTGCGGCCACTTCTGGTTGATGGTCTGGGAGCAGAACTCCAAAGCTGTTATAATGCTGAACAGAATCGTAGAGAAGGGGTCT GAGAAGTGTGCTCAGTACTGGCCTACAGCTGAGGAACACCAGCTGTCTTACACTGACACGGGGTTCGTTGTGACGCTCGTGAAGGAAGAGGACAAGTCCTACTACATCATACGAGTGTTAGAGCTGAGGAACACAGAG ACAGGAGGAACCAGAGAGATATACCACTTTCACTACACCACCTGGCCTGACTTTGGCGTCCCAGAATCCCCGGCCTCTTTCCTCAACTTCCTGGTCAAGGTGCGGGAGTCTGGCTCATTGGGGACGGAGCACGGGCCCGCCGTGGTCCACTGCAGCGCTGGGATTGGACGCTCGGGAACCTTCTCATTGGTTGACACGTGTCTCATCCTG ATGGACAAGAGGAAGGACCCGTCGTCAGTGGACATTCAGAGGGTTCTGCTGGACATGAGGGAGTACCGGATGGGTCTGATCCAGACTCCTGACCAGCTACGTTTCTCCTACAGGGCTGTCCTGGAGGGAGCCAAGAGCATCATGGGGGACTGCTCTGCACAG AGCCAGTGGAGCGAGCTGTCCAGAGAGGACAGAGCGACAGTGTGTGAATCACCGCCCGCCCCCGCTCTACCCCCACCACGGCCTTCAGACGCCCCCGCTCTACCCCCGCCACGGCCTTTAGACGCCCCCACTCTACCCCCGCCACGGCCTTTAGACGCCCCCACTCTACCCCCACCACGGCCTTCAGACGCCCCCACTCTACCCCCACCACGGCCTTCAGACGCCCCCACTCTACCCCCGCCACGGCCTTTAGACGCCCCCGCTCTACCCCCGCCACGGCCTTTAGATAGCCCCGCCCCCACTCTACCCCCACCACGGCCTTTAGATAGCCCCGCCCCCACTCTACCCCCACCACGGCCTTTAGATAGCCCCGCCCCCACTCTACCCCCACCACGGCCTTTAGATAGCCCCGCCCCCACTCTACCCCCACCACGGCCTTTAGATAGCCCCGCCCCCACTCTACCCCCACCACGGCCTTCAGACGCCCCCACTCTACCCCCGCCACGACCTTTAGATGGCCCCGCCCCCACTCTACCCCCACCACGGCCTTTAGACACGCCCGCCCCCCCGTCCCCCAGTCGGCCCTCAGAAAAGCCCAGCGGCCAGCCACTGCCCTGTGTGGAGCCTGAGGCTGTGGCGTTGTCCAGAGAGGACCGGACGTCAGGAGACGGGACAGATCCAGACAGCTCAGAGAAGGACCTGGCGGAGGTGCCATG TCTGAGGAAGAGACGCAGGGAGGAGCGTATCGCCAGCACGGCCCAGAAGCTTCACCTGATGAAACAGAGACTGACGGAcacagagaggcagaaagagcGCTGGCTGTACTGGAGGCCTATCCTGCTCACCATGGGGGCTGGAGCTGCCGTGGCCTTGGGGCTAGTG GTGGTTTGGCACTTCTCCCAGTGA
- the LOC120031560 gene encoding tyrosine-protein phosphatase non-receptor type 2-like isoform X1 — MAKLPENQNRNRYRDVSPYDHSRVKLEKSENDYINASLVMVEEAQRSYILSQGPLKNTCGHFWLMVWEQNSKAVIMLNRIVEKGSEKCAQYWPTAEEHQLSYTDTGFVVTLVKEEDKSYYIIRVLELRNTETGGTREIYHFHYTTWPDFGVPESPASFLNFLVKVRESGSLGTEHGPAVVHCSAGIGRSGTFSLVDTCLILMDKRKDPSSVDIQRVLLDMREYRMGLIQTPDQLRFSYRAVLEGAKSIMGDCSAQSQWSELSREDRATVCESPPAPALPPPRPSDAPALPPPRPLDAPTLPPPRPLDAPTLPPPRPSDAPTLPPPRPSDAPTLPPPRPLDAPALPPPRPLDSPAPTLPPPRPLDSPAPTLPPPRPLDSPAPTLPPPRPLDSPAPTLPPPRPLDSPAPTLPPPRPSDAPTLPPPRPLDGPAPTLPPPRPLDTPAPPSPSRPSEKPSGQPLPCVEPEAVALSREDRTSGDGTDPDSSEKDLAEVPCLRKRRREERIASTAQKLHLMKQRLTDTERQKERWLYWRPILLTMGAGAAVALGLVVVWHFSQ; from the exons ATGGCAAAACTTCCAGAGAATCAGAATCGAAACCGATATAGAGATGTCAGCCCCT ATGATCACAGTCGCGTTAAACTTGAAAAATCTGAAAATGACTACATCAATGCAAGTTTAGTCATGGTTGAGGAAGCTCAAAGATCCTATATTCTGTCTCAG GGCCCCCTGAAGAACACCTGCGGCCACTTCTGGTTGATGGTCTGGGAGCAGAACTCCAAAGCTGTTATAATGCTGAACAGAATCGTAGAGAAGGGGTCT GAGAAGTGTGCTCAGTACTGGCCTACAGCTGAGGAACACCAGCTGTCTTACACTGACACGGGGTTCGTTGTGACGCTCGTGAAGGAAGAGGACAAGTCCTACTACATCATACGAGTGTTAGAGCTGAGGAACACAGAG ACAGGAGGAACCAGAGAGATATACCACTTTCACTACACCACCTGGCCTGACTTTGGCGTCCCAGAATCCCCGGCCTCTTTCCTCAACTTCCTGGTCAAGGTGCGGGAGTCTGGCTCATTGGGGACGGAGCACGGGCCCGCCGTGGTCCACTGCAGCGCTGGGATTGGACGCTCGGGAACCTTCTCATTGGTTGACACGTGTCTCATCCTG ATGGACAAGAGGAAGGACCCGTCGTCAGTGGACATTCAGAGGGTTCTGCTGGACATGAGGGAGTACCGGATGGGTCTGATCCAGACTCCTGACCAGCTACGTTTCTCCTACAGGGCTGTCCTGGAGGGAGCCAAGAGCATCATGGGGGACTGCTCTGCACAG AGCCAGTGGAGCGAGCTGTCCAGAGAGGACAGAGCGACAGTGTGTGAATCACCGCCCGCCCCCGCTCTACCCCCACCACGGCCTTCAGACGCCCCCGCTCTACCCCCGCCACGGCCTTTAGACGCCCCCACTCTACCCCCGCCACGGCCTTTAGACGCCCCCACTCTACCCCCACCACGGCCTTCAGACGCCCCCACTCTACCCCCACCACGGCCTTCAGACGCCCCCACTCTACCCCCGCCACGGCCTTTAGACGCCCCCGCTCTACCCCCGCCACGGCCTTTAGATAGCCCCGCCCCCACTCTACCCCCACCACGGCCTTTAGATAGCCCCGCCCCCACTCTACCCCCACCACGGCCTTTAGATAGCCCCGCCCCCACTCTACCCCCACCACGGCCTTTAGATAGCCCCGCCCCCACTCTACCCCCACCACGGCCTTTAGATAGCCCCGCCCCCACTCTACCCCCACCACGGCCTTCAGACGCCCCCACTCTACCCCCGCCACGACCTTTAGATGGCCCCGCCCCCACTCTACCCCCACCACGGCCTTTAGACACGCCCGCCCCCCCGTCCCCCAGTCGGCCCTCAGAAAAGCCCAGCGGCCAGCCACTGCCCTGTGTGGAGCCTGAGGCTGTGGCGTTGTCCAGAGAGGACCGGACGTCAGGAGACGGGACAGATCCAGACAGCTCAGAGAAGGACCTGGCGGAGGTGCCATG TCTGAGGAAGAGACGCAGGGAGGAGCGTATCGCCAGCACGGCCCAGAAGCTTCACCTGATGAAACAGAGACTGACGGAcacagagaggcagaaagagcGCTGGCTGTACTGGAGGCCTATCCTGCTCACCATGGGGGCTGGAGCTGCCGTGGCCTTGGGGCTAGTGGTGGTTTGGCACTTCTCCCAGTGA